The DNA segment GATATGGATTTTATCGTACCAATTAAACAATTCCGATTCATTTGAAATATTTCCTAGGAATTGGCAAGCAAGTCTATTTTCAGGCTCAATTCCATCGATTAAATCTGGTCCGATTAAGTAAAAGTTACAGGGGCAACTAGTGCTTAATTTTTGGGCAATCCGTCCAACTAAATGAACCCTTTTTTCAGGACTATTTCTTGAAACAAAGGCAATATTTATTTGATCTAGAGGGGGTTTTGGTTGGAAATGTTGCGGTACAAAAACCATATTTTGAATAACAAACACCTTTTCATTTAAAGTATCCGGTAAACCATTTTCAGAATAAAGCCATTTAAAGTCCTTTTTGGTTTTCGAATTAATTGTGATTCGTTTGTTTAATCTGGCTGCAACAGGAAGACTGCTGTATTCGGCACCATCTTCACCTTTATGCACAAAGGCGTGGATTAAGTCAATGCAATGAACATTTTGGTTAAATTGTGGGATCAAGGAATAATAGAATAGGCAATTTCCACCGAAGCTGATAGAATTTGGACTTCTGTTTATTTTCCAAATAATGGATTTTTTGAGAAGAGTTCCCAGGGTATAATTTCTTTTCAGGAAATTGGAAAGATCAAAGGTAACACCTGTTTTTTCGAATTCACTAAGTAAGAAATTGTCGGAAGACGGGTTGGTAAAAAAAATCCAAGGTTTGGAGGAAGAAATGGCATGGGCAATATCAAGATGAACCTTTTCTGCTCCTCCTGTGTGGTAATATGGGAAAAAGAGGAAAGTATTTCCGGGATTGTGTTTGAAAATTATGCTTAAAATTACTTTAACTGTATTTAGTTGCAGAACTGCGTAATCATATAACTTAACTACTAAACCATACAAACCCAGTTTTTTCAAAAGCAACTTAAATACTTCCATTTTTAATTGAAAGACAGGAGGGTGTTAATGGTTTTGAATAAGGTAATCAACCGGAGCTATTTTATCTCTAAAGAAATAGAACAATCGTTTTGGAGTGGTAATCAGCCTTTGTCTTTTGGCTTTTTCTACACCTAAAATGGTAGGATTCTTTTTAGGTTTGAAATTTGGGTTTATTTCTAAAACATATTTTTCAATCAAACCAAAAACACTTACCTCGTTGTATTCCTTGATGCTACGTCTCCAACCGGCAGCGGCAATTGCTCGTCTTTCTTCATCATGGGCAAGGTAGTACTTGGTTTTTTCAATTGCCTCCGGAATGGTATCAAATCCAATAACTTCCTTATCTAATTCAAATATTTTTCCCAAATGGCTTTTGTTATCGCATATCTGAAGCACACCACAGGCAGGGAGGGTATAAGTTCTAAAATTAATTGGGCCGGTGCTATTGTGGAAATTGGGGCCAATTTTAGTGTTTAGGTAAAGTGGAATTCTTTGATTTTCATCCAAAAAACCTTTAGGCCAGCCTGCACCAAAATAGCTACCATCTGGGAAAGCGCTGGCGTATTGATCGAGTCTTTTAATTCTGTCTGGTATAAATTTCCTTTCACAAAGAAGAGCGATGTCATTTGTTCTATTTCCCGTCATAATTTGTTCTTCCGTGAGTGAAGGATCATAATCGGTAGATAGAAACCCAAGAGGCCAAAATTTAGCATTTTTTACTCCCCAGGATTTGTAGGTATCAACTTCTGCAATATTACCTACCATGCAGAGGTCGTAGTAAGGAGCCACCGGTTTGGATAGAAATTCGGAAGCTTCAGGGTCGTCAAAGCAGGCATAAATATTAAATGTTGGAAGTGTTTGGATAAATTCCGGATGAATATTAATACCATTCCAATTAATGAAAATGTCGAAATCTTCTGCCTTTCTGGCAAGGTTTTCATACATCTGCAATAATCCTTTATCACCCAAATTCCAGCGCATATCGAGTTGTTTCCACCAAAAAGGAGGCCCCGGCGGATTAACGGTTAATGGGAAACTTTCCACCTCAAAACCGGCTGAACGTAATCTGCTTAGCCACTGATTTATTGTTGTAGCAACGTCAACAGGGTAGTTATAGTAGCTAAATCCTAGTAGAATTTTCATCAAAATTTATTTAACAAATCAACAACAGTATGAATGTCTTCCTCAGAATGGCAGAAGGAAATTGGCAGGCTTAAAATAGTTTGGTGTATTTCTTCAGAAACTGGGAAACTCAGGTTAGGGAAGAGGTTTTCATACGCTTTTTGTTTATGAGGAGGAATAGGGTAATGAATTTCTGTTTTTACTCCATGATCTAATAAGTAATTTTTTAGTTGATCTCTTTGTTGATGTCTGATGGCATAAATGTGGTAGACATCGAAGTAATTGGGGTCGACAATTGGTTTTATAAAATGATCAGATAATTCAAGGTTATAAATAGTAGCTAACTTTCTTTTATGGGAGTTTATCTGGTCGAGGTGTCTCAATTTGACTCTAAGAAAGGCGGCTTGAATTTCATCTAATCTGGAATTAATCCCGATGTAGTCGTTATAATATTTAACTTTAGATCCGTAGTTTCTAAGGTATTTTAATTTATCAGCCAGTTGGGTGTCATTGGTTGTAATTGCACCGGCATCACCAAGGGCTCCAAGGTTTTTTGTAGGGTAAAAGCTATGTGCTCCGCAATGGCCAAGGTTACCGGATTTGGTACCATTTACCTGCGCACCATGGCTTTGAGCGCAATCTTCAATTACTGTCAGGTTGAACTCGGTGGCCACCTCCATAATTTCGTCCATTGGACATACTTTGCCATAAAGGTGAACAACCATAATGGCCTTTGTTTTTGGGGTAATCGCCTTAAGTATTCCTTGTTTATTTATGGTATAAGTGCTTATTGAAGGTTCAACCAGAATAGGTTTAAGTCCTGCTTTAAGGATGGCCAGAATGGTAGCGATATAAGTGTTCGAAGGGACTAAAACTTCACTCCCTTCCGGAAATTCATAAGCGTCTAATGCTAAAATAAGCGCATCCAGTCCAGATGCAACACCAATACAGTATTTAGTCCCACAATAATTTGCGTATTCAATTTCAAAGGATTCAACCTCCTTTCCTAAAATATACCATCCACTTTCCAAGGTTTTTTTGAAAACATCTTGGTATTCTGAAAAGAATGGTTCATTTAGTTTTCTAAGATTTTCGTAGTCGATCATAGTTCTGGGTATGGTTGGTAAATATAATCAGAAGGATCAAAAAACTCGGAAGCCAAAACCATTAGGATGGCATCCGGGGTAAACTGATACATCTGATGCCAATCTTCCGGTTCTAATATCAGGCATTTATGAGGTTTATCTAGAAGAAACTCAGACTTGACCATTCCATTGTTGTTTCCGATAATGCAGGAACCTTGAATACATACAGCCGCCTGGATGGTTTTTTTATGCCTATGTCCTCCTCTAACTGAATCATCGACGCCATAGATATAGAATATTCGTTTAATATCAAATGGAATTACTTTTTCAATTACAGTTAGATTTCCACGAGAATCTGTGAATGTTTTTAGATCAAGAATATGTGCCAAGATAAGGTTTTAGTATTTGTAGTAATGGTGCCTTTCAAATTCGTTTAGATGGGCTTTTACAGCATTTATAGCCTGAATAGGTTTAAACCTAAAGAAGTAATAGAAAAAGTCCTTTCGGCAAAGGTATAATTTATCTCTAAGAGTAAGTGGTGGTTTAGGGGAAGGTTTAATAATACCATTGGGTTCTATGTCGGGGAATTTCTGAATTAATTCTGTTCTCTTCCTTGTTAAGAGGTTAACGTAAGGGAAATAGAATAATTTAATGGCCTCTTTAGGTAAAATGTCAGGGGTAAAGTAAACTATATTGTTTTGAAAGAATTTTAATGCATGGTAATGAAAGAATACAACCTGAAATTTTTTCCTACTGATTTTTGATTCAATAGAAAGTTTTCCGTTAGCATCTTTTGAAGTAATATACTGTTGAATATTCCAGGTTGCCAGGCCACCTCCTTCATGTTGCAAAACATGCACTCCTTCAAATCGGGTTGGCCAATCGTCCAGGTATTTCTGATCTCCAAATTTACCATCTTCAAATCGATCAAAGCACCATTCCAAACATGCGTTTCTCCACCATAAACAAACTTCTCTTCCGTTGGTGTTGTTTTTAAAGGTAATAAATTGAACATTGTATTTGCCAGCTTTTTCTTCAAGTCCTTCAGGGTTAGTGTATCTGTGTTCAGTAATTAACACAGATTTTTCACCCATTTCTTCAATCAATTGGCCGGGATTGGAATAAAAGACCATATCTGCATCCAGGTAGGTACAGTGGTCAACCTCGAAATTATTCAGAATATACCAGACTGTAGAAGGCGTATTTGTCCAACAGTATTCAGCAATGGTTCTGGATTTTTTAACTTGTAATAATTCTTCATCTTCGTATTCTTCTAAGCTTATCGGAGTAAGCTTAGGCAGATTCAATGTTTTTAAAATGGAATAGCATTTTTCATCAAAAGCAAAAACGTACAGATGGAAATCCGGGCAATTGGCTATTAATGAATCATAAAGCACCAATCCTCGGGATAAGTAATTGCTATCAAAGAGGGTGCAAAAGTTAAGTCTCATTTTTGGGTTTTCTTATTAAGTAAAAACCTTTCCAATAGATTCGTATTCCATCATCGGTTAAACCATCATTATCGGTTGAACTCGGAAATTCAGCGAATAGGTAATACTGTTCCATGAAAGCATTCAAAAATTTCGATTCGCTGAAGAAGTAGCAGGGATAAGATGCATCATAAATTTCAGGGGGGACTTTTTGAATAGTAATTCTTTCTTCTTCTGACTGAAGGAAAGCATTTCGATCGATGATTATATGTTCGAAATCAAAATTCAAAAGGTATTTGATGCACTCGTAAGGGTTTTCAATATATTGTAAGACACTGGATAACAGCAAAATTGGTTTTTTGCTTGCTTCATAGCATTCTTCTAAGTTAATTGCAAAGTGAAGGTGTTCATCTTGTAATTGCTCTTTGCCTGTTTTAACAAAATGGGGCTGTTCAACAACAGTCCATTTCCAGTTATCCAAATGAGAAAAAAACTTTCTGTTTTGAAAATAGGTGCTACCAAAAGCCCCTCCAAAATCTATGATTTGAAGTTGGTTCTTTGATTGAGAATGAGCGTGTAAAATGCAAGTAACAACCGGCCAAATAAATTCCTCCTTGTAGAATAAAACCGTATCTCTCTCAAAAGACGCTTTACCTTTTTTTACGGCCATTACAGACTGAAGTGCTTTGTTAAAAATTAATTGATCTTCATATCCTTTGGCCTCTTTTTTAACCTCATCAAACGACTCAAATTTTCCAAACCAACCATATTTTTTCTCCGGTTGGGTTACAATTTCTGGATTGAAAAATAATTTTTTATAAATCTTAATAACAACAGGAGGAGTAAATAAAGCTATCCAATATTTTAGGAAAGTACTATTTACTTGACCAAATCCCATGTTATGTGCAAATTTTCAGGAATGTATTACTTTTTCTTTAAAACGAAACATACCCGATTCGTTTCCAATTCTTTGCGATCCATAATTTCAAAGAAAGGAGCAAAAGCGTTTAAATACCAATTCTCAGTATAATAGTCGGGAATAACTGGGTAAGGATCTGTTCCTCCTCCCCATAGTCCCAAAGGCATAAATTCAATAATCAGGTATTTTTTGGTAAAACTTGCGAAACGTTTAGCGATAGCCTGAATATGAAATTTTTGTCCAAGAATCAAGTGGTGAGTCAAAGCTAAAGCTACTACGCAATCACATTGGAATCTTTCTTCCGGAAGGTCTTCCTGAAAAGAGTGGGTTGGAGTCATGAAGTTGCTTACGGCAACAGTGATATTATTAAAAACGGGATTCTCTTTAAGAAAGAGGTAAAAATGGTTGATAGCATTTTCATCAAAGTCGGAAGAAATTATTTTTTCAACATTTTCGCATCTTTCAGAAACTAGCAAAGACAAAAGTCCTTCATTGCAAGCCACATCATAAACAGATTTCACATCTAAAGATTTAATAATGGAAACAATGGTATCAAACCTTGGAGTTGTTTTAATAATTTTACCTTGATTGATATATTCCTTGTGGTAGTTTTCCCAAGATGATTTTTGATGTTCTTGTTTTAAGCTTTGGATGGCATGAATCAATTTACCGGTGTTTCTTTCCCAAACCATTGGGAATTCAACTTTTCTGGTTTCTAAATACTTGGAGATTCCTTTAATGTTGGTGCTATTGGCAAGTATTAAGCCTTTATAAATAGAGAAAGAATCTTCAAGGGAAACCCGGCCATTATCGTCTCGAATTAAACTATTGGCAATAAGGTAATAGCCTTTTGCCCAAATCATAAGTGGTATAAGAGCTGTTTGTTTAAATTGATTGAGGGAGGGAATATCACCTGATGAAGGAACAACACTGCCTATGTCAACAAACTTTGGTTTGCTATTAAAAAAAACGATGTTATATAGGTGACCATCTTTAATTGTATGTCCGTTTTTTACTGATTCTTCAACCAATTGAAGGAAGAATAGACAGGCATCTTTGAACATATCAAACGACCATTCATGAGGGTAAGTAACAAAGTTGGCCGATTCATGTTCCAAAATGGAGGCAAAGGTTTGGTCATTGTTATTTTCAACAAGGAAAGTTTCAGGAAGAAATCCTTTTGCTTGTAGATTTATAAAACTTGTAGATTGAATAAATTTTAGAATAGAAGCTTGGGAATTAAATATCCCCCTAAAAAATTTATCATCTTTTTTAAAAACCATTCCTTCTTCATCGCAAAGGGAGAGGTTACTAAATTTATATTCCATCATTAAATGTCCAGGTGTTTCTTATAAGAACTTTGGTATCAATTGGAACTGTTTTACTAGAACCAAAAAAGTCAGATTCAACAATTTCAATTTCTGCTGCTGTTTGCACGTAATCAGCCATTTCAAAATTATTAAATAATGCTATGTTAAGGAAAAACTTTCCGATTCCCAAAGACACATTTGGGGGAAAGGTTGCCGTTACCTTAAAATCTTTAGAATCGGATTTGATAATCATTCCGGACGCTTCACTATCCAAAAAGGCAATTCGGGTATCGCTTTGGTCATAGATGCCAACCACAACCTTTCCGGAAAAGCCTGACTTTATATTTTGGATAATAAACTCAATGGTTAAGGTATCAGCACATTCAACTCGAACTAAATCGGTTGATTCCATCGAATTAATCTTTAAACTAGTGAATTTAGAGGATCCGTTTCCTTGTCTGTCGGCACGTTTGTCAATGGTAATGGTTTGTGCCAAATTGGATTGAATGTCAAAATATTTATCTACAATTTCATCGACTCCGCCCATTTTAGCCACTTGTCCATTCGAAAGAAGCAAGGCATTGGAACAGAGCTGTTTAATTGCCGTCATGTTGTGACTAACAAACAATACGGTTCTGCCTTCACCGCTTACATCCTTCATTTTTCCGAGGCATTTTTTCTGGAACTCTAAATCTCCCACTGCTAAGACTTCGTCAATAATTAATATTTCAGGTTCTAAATGTGCAGAGACTGCGAAAGCCAAGCGGACATACATTCCGCTACTATACCTTTTTACCGGAGTATCGATGTATTTATCAACGCCGCTAAAGGCTACAATTTCATCAAACTTTCTTTTCACTTCAGAATACGTCATTCCTAAAATAGCTCCACTTAGGAAGACATTTTCACGGCCTGTTAAATCTGGATGAAAGCCAGTACCTACTTCAAGTAAGCTTGCAATTCTACCTTTTACCTTTATAGATCCAGATGAAGGACTGGTTACTCTTGATAGTATTTTTAGAAGTGTTGATTTACCTGCCCCATTTTTTCCGATTATTCCAAGTACCTGACCTTGTTCAACGGAGAAATTGATGTCTTTTAATGCCCAAACATAGTCGCCTTTTATGGCAGAAGTTCGGTCGTTTTCTTCTCCAATTTTGAAAAAGGGGTTTTCTTTTTTCATTAAATTAGCCCAGGCAATCCTTAAATCATCCTTTAAAGTTCCGGTACTAACTTTACCTAACCTATAAAGTTTGCTTAAATTTTCAACTTTTATTATAGTAGACACCTAATTAATGATTATTGAGGAATTGCTAATACTTTTTTTGGGAATTTAAATGGTATCCATAAAGGAACGTTCAACTTTTGAAAACACAAAAATCCCTATAACTAAACTTAAGAAAGCAAAGATGGAAGAATAAGCTAAACCATTCCATGGAATTGAACCTGCATGTAAAAAAATATACCTAAAGGTTTCCACAATGGATGATAATGGATTAATAAGGGAATAGATTCTAAATCTTTCAGGAATGAATGAAGTGGGATAAATAACCGGGGTTGCGTACATCAATAATTGCATTCCGAATCCGATTAGAAAAGTAAAATCACGGTATTTGGTAGTTAATGAGGAGAAAATCATTCCGGTTCCCATTCCTATAACTGCCATGAGAAGAAGTAAATAGGGCAGAAGGAATATGGATAATCCCACCTGGAGGGTACCTGGATATTTAATAAAATAAAAGCCAAAAATCAAAAGGAATAGTAAAAACTGGACACCAAATTTAAAGAGACTCGAAATTACAGTTGACATTGGAACCACTAACCTGGGAAAATACACCTTTCCGAAAATTCCTGCATTGGATGAAAAGGTGGCAGAGGTTCTGTTGAAACACTCAGCAAAATAGCTCCAAATAACAATACCGCATAGGTAAAACAAAACAGGGGGGGAGTCGTTAGTTGGGATTTTCGCAACTTCACTAAAAATTACTAAGTAGGTTATGGTAGTTAAAACAGGTGGGATAAAGAACCAAAACACACCTAAAATGGTTTGCTGATAAACGGTAACAATATCTCTTTTTACAAATAACCAAAGTAAATCTCTGTAATTCCAAACATCACCTAAACCAATATCAAACCATGATTTGGTTGGTTTGATTTCCATTGTCCAATTTTGTTCCTTCTGGTTTTCCAACGAATTAAATTCAGATTGCAAAAATAGTCTCATTCCAACTACTTTTTATGTCTCATGCCTATGCTATAGTGAGTTCTATTCTTATTCGGAACGAAATACTTTGTAGATGGTTTTTATGCTAATTAACTGAAGCAGGAATGCTATTACCAAACCTAATCCACCTAGACTAATAAATTTAAGCAGCCAATACATCGAACTAAATTGGTTTGAAATAAGCGAAAACCCAAATATGCAGAAAATGGAAAGTATTGAAAATCGAAGTAAATCATAAATAGAGAAGTTGATTTTAAACTTTTGCCTTACAATCCATACTTGAGCTATACTATTAAATACCTGAGTGGTTAAGCTGGCTAAGGCCGCTCCATTAGCCTTCATGGTTGGAATAAACACAAAATTTAAACCAACATTTAATACCATACTGCCCAAAGCAATATAGTTCAGTTCCCTTAAACTTCCATTCGCGGTTAATAAAGTGCCAAATACATAGGAAGAGCAAATGGGTAAAAAACAGAGCATTAATACCGCTAATACCTCATAGGATGATTCCTCAGACTGCGGATAAAGCATCGTTATA comes from the Bacteroidia bacterium genome and includes:
- a CDS encoding glycosyltransferase produces the protein MEVFKLLLKKLGLYGLVVKLYDYAVLQLNTVKVILSIIFKHNPGNTFLFFPYYHTGGAEKVHLDIAHAISSSKPWIFFTNPSSDNFLLSEFEKTGVTFDLSNFLKRNYTLGTLLKKSIIWKINRSPNSISFGGNCLFYYSLIPQFNQNVHCIDLIHAFVHKGEDGAEYSSLPVAARLNKRITINSKTKKDFKWLYSENGLPDTLNEKVFVIQNMVFVPQHFQPKPPLDQINIAFVSRNSPEKRVHLVGRIAQKLSTSCPCNFYLIGPDLIDGIEPENRLACQFLGNISNESELFNWYDKIHILILCSSREGMPMVIMEAMAHSAVCISTNVGGISDHIQHEINGYLINSQNEDEIITEFVQTITKIANAPELFNQLSMASYNYAKTHFIKEVFEQSWCKVLSK
- a CDS encoding glycosyltransferase produces the protein MKILLGFSYYNYPVDVATTINQWLSRLRSAGFEVESFPLTVNPPGPPFWWKQLDMRWNLGDKGLLQMYENLARKAEDFDIFINWNGINIHPEFIQTLPTFNIYACFDDPEASEFLSKPVAPYYDLCMVGNIAEVDTYKSWGVKNAKFWPLGFLSTDYDPSLTEEQIMTGNRTNDIALLCERKFIPDRIKRLDQYASAFPDGSYFGAGWPKGFLDENQRIPLYLNTKIGPNFHNSTGPINFRTYTLPACGVLQICDNKSHLGKIFELDKEVIGFDTIPEAIEKTKYYLAHDEERRAIAAAGWRRSIKEYNEVSVFGLIEKYVLEINPNFKPKKNPTILGVEKAKRQRLITTPKRLFYFFRDKIAPVDYLIQNH
- a CDS encoding DegT/DnrJ/EryC1/StrS family aminotransferase produces the protein MIDYENLRKLNEPFFSEYQDVFKKTLESGWYILGKEVESFEIEYANYCGTKYCIGVASGLDALILALDAYEFPEGSEVLVPSNTYIATILAILKAGLKPILVEPSISTYTINKQGILKAITPKTKAIMVVHLYGKVCPMDEIMEVATEFNLTVIEDCAQSHGAQVNGTKSGNLGHCGAHSFYPTKNLGALGDAGAITTNDTQLADKLKYLRNYGSKVKYYNDYIGINSRLDEIQAAFLRVKLRHLDQINSHKRKLATIYNLELSDHFIKPIVDPNYFDVYHIYAIRHQQRDQLKNYLLDHGVKTEIHYPIPPHKQKAYENLFPNLSFPVSEEIHQTILSLPISFCHSEEDIHTVVDLLNKF
- a CDS encoding FdtA/QdtA family cupin domain-containing protein: MAHILDLKTFTDSRGNLTVIEKVIPFDIKRIFYIYGVDDSVRGGHRHKKTIQAAVCIQGSCIIGNNNGMVKSEFLLDKPHKCLILEPEDWHQMYQFTPDAILMVLASEFFDPSDYIYQPYPEL
- a CDS encoding glycosyl transferase; translated protein: MRLNFCTLFDSNYLSRGLVLYDSLIANCPDFHLYVFAFDEKCYSILKTLNLPKLTPISLEEYEDEELLQVKKSRTIAEYCWTNTPSTVWYILNNFEVDHCTYLDADMVFYSNPGQLIEEMGEKSVLITEHRYTNPEGLEEKAGKYNVQFITFKNNTNGREVCLWWRNACLEWCFDRFEDGKFGDQKYLDDWPTRFEGVHVLQHEGGGLATWNIQQYITSKDANGKLSIESKISRKKFQVVFFHYHALKFFQNNIVYFTPDILPKEAIKLFYFPYVNLLTRKRTELIQKFPDIEPNGIIKPSPKPPLTLRDKLYLCRKDFFYYFFRFKPIQAINAVKAHLNEFERHHYYKY
- a CDS encoding methyltransferase, TIGR04325 family, encoding MGFGQVNSTFLKYWIALFTPPVVIKIYKKLFFNPEIVTQPEKKYGWFGKFESFDEVKKEAKGYEDQLIFNKALQSVMAVKKGKASFERDTVLFYKEEFIWPVVTCILHAHSQSKNQLQIIDFGGAFGSTYFQNRKFFSHLDNWKWTVVEQPHFVKTGKEQLQDEHLHFAINLEECYEASKKPILLLSSVLQYIENPYECIKYLLNFDFEHIIIDRNAFLQSEEERITIQKVPPEIYDASYPCYFFSESKFLNAFMEQYYLFAEFPSSTDNDGLTDDGIRIYWKGFYLIRKPKNET
- a CDS encoding class I SAM-dependent methyltransferase codes for the protein MMEYKFSNLSLCDEEGMVFKKDDKFFRGIFNSQASILKFIQSTSFINLQAKGFLPETFLVENNNDQTFASILEHESANFVTYPHEWSFDMFKDACLFFLQLVEESVKNGHTIKDGHLYNIVFFNSKPKFVDIGSVVPSSGDIPSLNQFKQTALIPLMIWAKGYYLIANSLIRDDNGRVSLEDSFSIYKGLILANSTNIKGISKYLETRKVEFPMVWERNTGKLIHAIQSLKQEHQKSSWENYHKEYINQGKIIKTTPRFDTIVSIIKSLDVKSVYDVACNEGLLSLLVSERCENVEKIISSDFDENAINHFYLFLKENPVFNNITVAVSNFMTPTHSFQEDLPEERFQCDCVVALALTHHLILGQKFHIQAIAKRFASFTKKYLIIEFMPLGLWGGGTDPYPVIPDYYTENWYLNAFAPFFEIMDRKELETNRVCFVLKKK
- a CDS encoding ATP-binding cassette domain-containing protein; the encoded protein is MSTIIKVENLSKLYRLGKVSTGTLKDDLRIAWANLMKKENPFFKIGEENDRTSAIKGDYVWALKDINFSVEQGQVLGIIGKNGAGKSTLLKILSRVTSPSSGSIKVKGRIASLLEVGTGFHPDLTGRENVFLSGAILGMTYSEVKRKFDEIVAFSGVDKYIDTPVKRYSSGMYVRLAFAVSAHLEPEILIIDEVLAVGDLEFQKKCLGKMKDVSGEGRTVLFVSHNMTAIKQLCSNALLLSNGQVAKMGGVDEIVDKYFDIQSNLAQTITIDKRADRQGNGSSKFTSLKINSMESTDLVRVECADTLTIEFIIQNIKSGFSGKVVVGIYDQSDTRIAFLDSEASGMIIKSDSKDFKVTATFPPNVSLGIGKFFLNIALFNNFEMADYVQTAAEIEIVESDFFGSSKTVPIDTKVLIRNTWTFNDGI
- a CDS encoding ABC transporter permease, coding for MRLFLQSEFNSLENQKEQNWTMEIKPTKSWFDIGLGDVWNYRDLLWLFVKRDIVTVYQQTILGVFWFFIPPVLTTITYLVIFSEVAKIPTNDSPPVLFYLCGIVIWSYFAECFNRTSATFSSNAGIFGKVYFPRLVVPMSTVISSLFKFGVQFLLFLLIFGFYFIKYPGTLQVGLSIFLLPYLLLLMAVIGMGTGMIFSSLTTKYRDFTFLIGFGMQLLMYATPVIYPTSFIPERFRIYSLINPLSSIVETFRYIFLHAGSIPWNGLAYSSIFAFLSLVIGIFVFSKVERSFMDTI